A stretch of Tripterygium wilfordii isolate XIE 37 chromosome 11, ASM1340144v1, whole genome shotgun sequence DNA encodes these proteins:
- the LOC120009836 gene encoding uncharacterized protein LOC120009836 isoform X1, with translation MLLLLPNSKSTNLLVLLSVRVVPSLSRSDLAFLGNDAGFFDGDIRPMVVLINVVKKMSQDFSVDSPNVIYKAFKTIYHSSKLASKLMFASRKELDLFALKIVVDVIVLDLFFVLDARVLCSYIVSRGESSYLHRVTRHGLF, from the exons ATGCTGCTACTCCTCCCCAATAGTAAATCTACTA ATCTGTTAGTTTTGCTCTCAGTTCGTGTGGTGCCCTCCCTCTCTCGTTCAGATCTAGCCTTTCTAGGCAATGATGCTGGCTTTTTTGATGGCGACATCCGTCCTATGGTAGTTCTGATCAATGTTGTGAAGAAAATGTCCCAAGATTTCAGTGTAGACTCTCCCAATGTTATCTATAAAGCTTTCAAGACAATTTATCATAGTTCAAAACTTGCTTCAAAGCTAATGTTTGCTTCTAGGAAAGAGTTAGATCTCTTTGCTTTGAAAATTGTTGTAGACGTTATTGTATTGgatcttttctttgttcttgatgCAAGAGTTTTATGTTCTTATATTGTTTCTAGAGGAGAATCCTCATATCTACATCGTGTAACTCGTCATGGTTTGTTTTAA
- the LOC120009836 gene encoding uncharacterized protein LOC120009836 isoform X2, whose translation MLLLLPNNLLVLLSVRVVPSLSRSDLAFLGNDAGFFDGDIRPMVVLINVVKKMSQDFSVDSPNVIYKAFKTIYHSSKLASKLMFASRKELDLFALKIVVDVIVLDLFFVLDARVLCSYIVSRGESSYLHRVTRHGLF comes from the exons ATGCTGCTACTCCTCCCCAATA ATCTGTTAGTTTTGCTCTCAGTTCGTGTGGTGCCCTCCCTCTCTCGTTCAGATCTAGCCTTTCTAGGCAATGATGCTGGCTTTTTTGATGGCGACATCCGTCCTATGGTAGTTCTGATCAATGTTGTGAAGAAAATGTCCCAAGATTTCAGTGTAGACTCTCCCAATGTTATCTATAAAGCTTTCAAGACAATTTATCATAGTTCAAAACTTGCTTCAAAGCTAATGTTTGCTTCTAGGAAAGAGTTAGATCTCTTTGCTTTGAAAATTGTTGTAGACGTTATTGTATTGgatcttttctttgttcttgatgCAAGAGTTTTATGTTCTTATATTGTTTCTAGAGGAGAATCCTCATATCTACATCGTGTAACTCGTCATGGTTTGTTTTAA